CCTAACTTATATGGATTGTCTAGTGTTATCTTGCGACAATAATCGCAAATTTTATACAATTCATCTAATGGTATAATTTCTTCATTTGCAGCAATTTGCAGCACAGAATCTCCCGATGTATATACTATTAACTCTCCAGTTTTAAGCTGCCTTTCACCAAGTTCTTTTATGATTTCTGTCCCACTAGCAGGTCTATTTCCTATAATTTTTCTACCAGAAAAAGTTTCAATCCTTTCAATTAACTCCTTTGGAAAACCATCTAGAAAAACACGAAACGGTTTATCGATATATAATCCCATCATCTCCCAGTGACCTGTCATTGTATCTTTCCCACAAGAGGCTTCTTGCATTTTTGTATAGTAAGCTTTTGGATGAATTGCTTTTTCTACGCCTTTTATTTCATAAATGTTTGATAATCCCAGGGCTTCCATATTGGGCATATTAAGTCCATTTTTCTTCTGCGCAATATGAGCTAATGTATTAACATTGAAATCATCAAAATCCTTTGAATCTGGTGATTCACCAATACCGACTGAATCCATCACTATAATATGAATCCTTTTAAATTTTTCCATTTTAACCCCTTCTTTCTTTTGTCTTATACAATTAAACCAACAACAGTTGCTGTTAATACACTAACTAAAGTTGCACCAAATAATAGTTTTAGACCAAATCTAGCAACAACATTACCTTGTTTTTCATTAAGTCCTTTAACTGCTCCTGCAATAATTCCAATGGATGAAAAGTTTGCAAAAGAAACTAAGAATACAGAAACAATAGCCGTTGTTCTTGCGGTTAAATGTATACTTGCTAAGCTAGTCATTGCAACAAATTCGTTTGATACTAATTTTGTTGCCATTATGCTTGCAGCAGGTACTGCTTCCTTAAAAGGTACCCCCATTAAAACAGCAAATGGTGAAAATACATATCCAAGTATATTTTGAAAAGAAATACCAAAAACACCTTTGAAGGCCATATTAATCATAGCAATTATGGCTACGAATCCAATAAGCATTGCTCCAACTATGATGGCTACTTTGAATCCATCCATAATATATTCGCCAAGCATTTCAAAGAATGATTGCTTTTTTTCTTCTTTAACTACTAATATATCTTCCTCTGCTGTTACTGTATATGGATTTATAATTGAACATATAATAAATCCACCAAATAAGTTTAAAATAAGAGCTGTTACAACATATCTAGGTTTTAAAAGAACCATATAAGAACCAACTATTGACATAGATACTGTTGACATAGCTGACGCACAAAGGGTATAAAGACGATGCTCTGGTAATAGATCTAGTTCTTTTTTAACTGAAATAAATACTTCTGATTGACCAAGAATAGCAGCGGCTACTCCATTATATGATTCGAGCTTACCCATACCATTAATCTTACTTAACCCTAATCCGATATATTTAATTATAAACGGTAATACCTTCCAATACTGTAGAATTCCAATTAAAGCAGAAATAAATACTATTGGCAAAAGAACACTTATAAAAAATGTAAATTGGTTATCATTAACTAATCCACCAAATACAAAATTTACGCCTTCAGCAGCACATTTAAGCAATAAGCCGAACCCACTTGCTACTCCACCTACTAAAAAATTACCAACACCAGTATTTAGCAATATAAATCCAAGTATGAATTGTAAAATAACCATTACAACGATAGGTCGGTATTTTACCTTTTTTTTATCAGCACTAGTAATCCATGCAAGGCCTAAGACAACAATTAAACCTATAATTCCAATAATATATTTCATTTTGATTCCCCCTAAATATTTACATAATTTATATAACGTTTACACAAAAGGCAAATTATTTTAGAAATTAACAATAAGTAATATTATTGTTAATTTCCTTTTCATTTTTTATGAAATAATAGAAATACCTGAGCTTGTTCCAATACGATTTGCACCAGCATTAATCATCTGTGTAGCCTCTTCTTTGGTATGAATACCACCTGAAGCTTTTACACCCATTTCTGTCCCTACTGTTTCACGCATTAATTTAACATCTTGAGCAGTTGCTCCACCTTTTGAAAATCCTGTTGATGTTTTTACAAAATCTGCTCCTGCTTTTTTAGCGAGCTCACAAGCTTTTATTTTTTCATCTTTTGTTAAAAGACAAGTTTCAATAATAACTTTTACAAGCGCTTTTCCTTTTGCGACTTCAACAACAGCCTTAATATCATTTTCAACATATGTATAATTTTTATCCTTTAGTTCACCGATACTAATAACCATATCGACTTCTGTTGCTCCATTTTTAATTGCATCACTTGTTTCAAATGCTTTTGTTTCAGTTGTGTTTGCACCAAGTGGAAATCCTATAACAACGCATACACTGACCCCACTATCTTTTAATCCTAGGCTTGCCTCTTTAGTCCATTTTGGATTTACACAAACGGATGAAAATTTGTTTGTTTTTGCCTCTTTTATTAATTGTAATATTTGTTCCTTAGTTGCATCTGGTTTAAGTTCAGTATGATCAATAATTGTAGCAATATTCATTGTAAATCTCCTTTTCATCTTTATTATACTTTTATAATAAATCTTATTTGAACATTTGTAAAGAGCAAAGTGAAATTTTGTTCATTTTATTTATTTAAGACATTTTATAGTTAGATTTTGACTATTTTAAACTTCTATATTAAGGATAAAGTAGTTATAAAATCATATAACTAAATTTCGAAAATAAAAGCATATTTTGTATAATTGTTTTACTTTAACAATTATAAAAATATGCTTTTAAGTTTGATTATTCGTGTTAACCATCAACAGGATATTTTCTTACTTGCCTAAATCTTTCTTAGTAAAAGCTCCTGGTAATATTTCATCTAATGTTTTAACTAAATATTCAGTATCATTTTTACCTAAAATTATTTTAGTATCGTCTGTTGCAAATTCAGCTATTACTTGTCTACAAATACCACAAGGATAAGTATAGTCATTTTGTACTCCTACTATAGCAATTGCCTTAATAGTTGTATAACCTTCAGAAACGGCTTTAAATATAGCTGTTCTTTCAGCACAATTAGTAGCACCATATGATGCATTTTCAATATTACACCCTGTAAATATCTTTCCGTCATCAGTTAGTACAGCTGCACCAACTTTAAAATTAGAATAAGGAGCATATGCATTTTTTCTTGCCTGTAAAGCCTGTGAAACTAATTTTTCATATTCCATATTAATTATAACCCTCCTTTTTAAGCCTTATTATAATTTTATAATA
This window of the Clostridium estertheticum genome carries:
- a CDS encoding NupC/NupG family nucleoside CNT transporter → MKYIIGIIGLIVVLGLAWITSADKKKVKYRPIVVMVILQFILGFILLNTGVGNFLVGGVASGFGLLLKCAAEGVNFVFGGLVNDNQFTFFISVLLPIVFISALIGILQYWKVLPFIIKYIGLGLSKINGMGKLESYNGVAAAILGQSEVFISVKKELDLLPEHRLYTLCASAMSTVSMSIVGSYMVLLKPRYVVTALILNLFGGFIICSIINPYTVTAEEDILVVKEEKKQSFFEMLGEYIMDGFKVAIIVGAMLIGFVAIIAMINMAFKGVFGISFQNILGYVFSPFAVLMGVPFKEAVPAASIMATKLVSNEFVAMTSLASIHLTARTTAIVSVFLVSFANFSSIGIIAGAVKGLNEKQGNVVARFGLKLLFGATLVSVLTATVVGLIV
- the deoC gene encoding deoxyribose-phosphate aldolase, producing the protein MNIATIIDHTELKPDATKEQILQLIKEAKTNKFSSVCVNPKWTKEASLGLKDSGVSVCVVIGFPLGANTTETKAFETSDAIKNGATEVDMVISIGELKDKNYTYVENDIKAVVEVAKGKALVKVIIETCLLTKDEKIKACELAKKAGADFVKTSTGFSKGGATAQDVKLMRETVGTEMGVKASGGIHTKEEATQMINAGANRIGTSSGISIIS
- a CDS encoding cytidine deaminase, with the protein product MEYEKLVSQALQARKNAYAPYSNFKVGAAVLTDDGKIFTGCNIENASYGATNCAERTAIFKAVSEGYTTIKAIAIVGVQNDYTYPCGICRQVIAEFATDDTKIILGKNDTEYLVKTLDEILPGAFTKKDLGK